A single Ignavibacteriales bacterium DNA region contains:
- the nuoF gene encoding NADH-quinone oxidoreductase subunit NuoF gives MEKIVLPDIPNLHQLDVYKANGGYQAVKKAYGQSPDDIIDQVKKSGLRGRGGAAFSAGLKWSFMPKTTSKPKYLCVNGDESEPGSFKDRQIFEYNPHQLIEGILITCYAIQANNCYIYIRGEYHKWIKLMQKALDDAYEAGLVGEKMKETFGTQFHCNIYIHKGAGAYICGEESSLMNSIEGKRGYPRVKPPFPAQNGLWGCPTTINNVETITNVPPIITKGWEWFSAIGEPKHPGTILFGVSGHVNKPGVYELPSGTLLTDIIYKYAGGVPGDKKIKCVIPGGSSMPPLRGDSLEGVKMDAESLRAAGSAIGTGGIMVMDEDTDLVKVLARIAKFYHHESCGQCTPCREGTGWLEKLLKRILRGEGSTHDVDLLVTVANNIEGNTICALGEAAAWPVKFMVTRFRDEFEARVSENYQLKVKEKVHSMRQTVNPLSDITV, from the coding sequence ATGGAAAAAATAGTTTTACCCGATATACCAAATCTCCATCAGCTTGATGTATATAAAGCAAACGGCGGCTACCAGGCAGTAAAAAAGGCCTACGGCCAGTCACCCGATGATATTATAGATCAGGTGAAGAAATCAGGTCTCCGCGGCAGAGGGGGAGCAGCATTCTCCGCCGGTCTGAAATGGAGCTTTATGCCCAAAACAACCTCCAAGCCGAAATACCTTTGCGTGAACGGCGATGAGAGCGAACCGGGCTCATTTAAGGACAGACAGATTTTTGAGTATAACCCTCATCAGCTGATAGAAGGCATCCTTATTACCTGTTATGCAATTCAGGCGAATAACTGCTACATTTATATAAGAGGCGAGTATCATAAGTGGATTAAGCTGATGCAGAAAGCCCTTGACGATGCCTATGAAGCAGGTCTGGTTGGCGAGAAGATGAAAGAAACATTCGGCACGCAGTTCCATTGCAATATTTATATTCACAAGGGAGCCGGAGCATATATCTGCGGAGAAGAATCATCATTGATGAACTCCATTGAAGGGAAGCGCGGATATCCGAGAGTTAAGCCGCCATTCCCGGCACAGAACGGTCTCTGGGGCTGCCCCACCACAATTAATAATGTAGAGACCATTACCAATGTTCCTCCGATTATAACCAAGGGCTGGGAGTGGTTTTCAGCCATCGGGGAGCCAAAACACCCTGGAACCATATTATTTGGTGTCAGCGGCCATGTGAATAAGCCAGGGGTATATGAACTCCCGTCAGGCACACTGCTTACTGATATTATTTATAAATATGCCGGCGGTGTTCCGGGGGATAAAAAAATCAAATGCGTTATTCCCGGCGGATCTTCGATGCCTCCGCTCAGAGGCGATAGTCTGGAGGGGGTCAAAATGGATGCAGAATCTCTCAGGGCAGCGGGCTCGGCAATTGGTACCGGCGGTATCATGGTTATGGATGAAGATACCGATCTGGTGAAAGTTCTTGCCAGAATAGCGAAATTTTACCATCATGAAAGCTGCGGACAGTGCACCCCGTGCCGCGAAGGTACGGGCTGGCTTGAAAAGCTTCTCAAAAGAATCCTCAGAGGCGAGGGTTCAACCCATGATGTTGATTTGCTGGTAACTGTCGCGAATAATATCGAGGGTAATACCATCTGTGCGCTCGGCGAGGCTGCTGCCTGGCCGGTTAAATTCATGGTGACCCGGTTCAGAGATGAATTTGAAGCTCGGGTTTCTGAGAATTATCAGCTTAAAGTTAAAGAAAAGGTACACTCCATGAGGCAGACCGTTAATCCGCTGAGTGATATAACAGTCTGA
- a CDS encoding NADH-quinone oxidoreductase subunit A, giving the protein MIETYIPLFLVFGFAIVFAVGTVMSSGLFGPQRPNEEKLSTYESGMKPVGTAFERVSVKYYLVAMLFIIFDLEVIFVYPWAVQFKSLYNDPAVGTTAFYSMLLFLIVFEIGFLYVYKKGGFKWD; this is encoded by the coding sequence ATGATTGAAACCTATATACCATTATTCCTTGTCTTCGGATTTGCAATAGTTTTTGCCGTTGGGACGGTTATGTCCTCCGGTCTCTTCGGTCCCCAGCGTCCGAACGAGGAAAAACTCTCCACGTACGAAAGCGGGATGAAACCCGTCGGCACCGCTTTTGAGAGGGTATCCGTAAAATATTACCTGGTCGCGATGTTATTCATCATTTTTGATCTTGAGGTAATTTTTGTCTATCCGTGGGCAGTCCAGTTTAAGTCTCTGTATAATGATCCGGCAGTAGGAACTACGGCTTTTTATTCGATGTTATTGTTTTTGATAGTGTTTGAAATTGGTTTTCTTTACGTATATAAAAAAGGAGGCTTTAAGTGGGATTAG
- a CDS encoding ATP-binding protein codes for MLIQFRSRILYYKEYIIFYISVSVLISFLAVPEELTILYLLLFSVLTVSFAFLFHRRKRADIKELIAVIRKIRQNELPSHESITLNSGLQDLESEIQLAYRQIQRDINSLRRLERVRTEFLSNVSHELKTPLFAIQGFLETLLNGAIHDPKVNIHFLEKAMFHSNNLASLLNDLVEISLIEAGEMKMSFRYFAVCDYLKTNFSDYADEAARKGIGFRFILPEKDFDVYGDKNRLKQVMHNLIQNAIKYTETGEITVEVSSEQKKARISVRDTGIGIAEEDLSRVFERFYRVDKARSKEIEGTGLGLAIVKHIIEAHGSVIQVDSVPGQGSEFYFMLKK; via the coding sequence ATTTTGATTCAGTTCAGAAGCAGGATTCTTTACTATAAAGAATATATAATCTTTTATATCTCTGTTTCAGTTCTTATTTCTTTCTTAGCGGTACCCGAAGAATTAACCATTTTATACCTTCTTTTATTTTCAGTACTTACAGTATCGTTTGCTTTTCTCTTCCACCGAAGAAAAAGAGCAGACATTAAAGAACTGATCGCGGTAATCAGAAAGATCAGGCAAAATGAACTCCCCTCACATGAGAGTATAACCCTCAACTCCGGATTACAAGACCTCGAATCGGAAATTCAGCTGGCCTACAGACAGATTCAGCGTGATATTAACTCACTCCGCCGGCTTGAGAGGGTGAGGACTGAGTTTCTGAGTAATGTTTCTCATGAATTAAAGACTCCGCTTTTTGCCATACAGGGTTTTCTTGAAACTTTGCTGAACGGAGCAATTCATGACCCTAAAGTGAATATCCATTTTCTTGAAAAGGCGATGTTCCACAGCAATAACCTCGCCTCACTGCTGAATGATCTGGTGGAAATCTCCCTTATCGAAGCAGGTGAGATGAAAATGAGTTTCCGCTATTTTGCTGTGTGTGATTATTTGAAAACCAATTTTTCCGATTATGCTGATGAGGCAGCCCGGAAGGGGATTGGTTTCAGGTTTATCCTGCCGGAAAAGGATTTTGATGTTTACGGGGACAAAAACCGGCTTAAGCAGGTGATGCATAATCTGATCCAGAATGCGATCAAATACACAGAAACCGGGGAAATAACGGTGGAAGTGAGCAGTGAACAGAAAAAAGCCCGTATTTCAGTCCGGGATACAGGTATCGGCATCGCCGAAGAGGATCTGTCACGCGTTTTTGAGCGCTTTTACAGGGTAGATAAAGCCAGATCCAAGGAAATTGAAGGCACGGGGTTAGGTCTGGCTATTGTGAAGCATATTATAGAGGCCCATGGGTCGGTAATTCAGGTGGACAGTGTGCCCGGGCAGGGCTCTGAATTCTATTTCATGTTGAAAAAGTAG
- a CDS encoding anti-sigma factor, translated as MNKTKRFKELLFLEKFDLLTNEERIEILELREQDPELADALEKHSTDAYNSLALSAQSPEPSNRIKRVILSRISKRKKLFAQEKDSIFSTIINFVVGHPAAYALGAAVIVAASVIYIQFNQVTEKQAELVSLMQRNRVYAELAQTIYPDKYMLFNLHTSPDGLPAKARVFLTKDNSTGLFQSETKLPANKKKDYQLWLVKDSKMINGGVLQILDEDSVLYHPLMNLPIADLEQIEGLVITVEPKGGVDAPSGDQIIIGVQAPKEY; from the coding sequence ATGAATAAAACGAAACGATTTAAAGAATTGCTTTTTCTTGAGAAGTTTGACCTTCTCACCAATGAGGAACGAATTGAAATACTTGAGCTACGGGAACAGGACCCGGAATTAGCGGACGCTCTTGAAAAACATAGCACTGATGCCTATAACAGTCTGGCGCTTTCAGCACAAAGCCCTGAGCCATCCAACCGGATTAAAAGAGTGATTTTAAGCAGAATTTCGAAAAGAAAAAAGTTATTTGCTCAGGAGAAGGATTCGATTTTTTCTACCATCATAAATTTTGTTGTGGGGCACCCGGCTGCCTATGCTCTTGGAGCGGCTGTTATTGTGGCAGCATCGGTTATATATATTCAATTTAATCAGGTAACCGAAAAGCAGGCGGAGCTTGTCTCGCTCATGCAGAGAAACCGGGTTTATGCTGAACTTGCTCAGACTATCTATCCGGATAAATATATGTTATTTAATCTTCATACTTCGCCGGACGGATTGCCCGCCAAAGCCAGAGTTTTTCTCACAAAGGATAACTCTACAGGGTTGTTTCAGTCAGAAACAAAACTTCCTGCTAATAAGAAAAAAGATTATCAATTGTGGTTAGTAAAAGACAGTAAGATGATTAACGGGGGAGTACTCCAGATCTTAGATGAAGATTCAGTATTATATCATCCTTTGATGAATCTGCCTATTGCTGACCTTGAACAAATTGAAGGTCTTGTTATCACCGTTGAGCCCAAAGGCGGGGTAGATGCTCCCTCAGGTGATCAGATAATAATAGGAGTGCAGGCACCGAAGGAGTATTGA
- a CDS encoding ATP-binding protein, which produces MSNYFLEIPSDASQLITVEEFVNYAAAELQLGEDMIAEMLLIVTEATTNAIRHANKNNPEKTVSIQIYRNGEFITISIKDQGAGFDPDNIPDPTTPENILKDHGRGLFLMRTYAEDVRFNITPEGTETILMLKIK; this is translated from the coding sequence ATGAGTAACTATTTTCTCGAAATACCAAGTGATGCCTCTCAGCTGATAACTGTTGAGGAGTTCGTAAACTATGCTGCAGCAGAACTGCAGCTGGGCGAGGATATGATTGCTGAAATGCTCCTGATAGTTACCGAGGCCACAACCAACGCAATAAGACACGCTAATAAAAACAATCCTGAAAAAACCGTGAGCATCCAGATTTACCGAAACGGAGAGTTCATTACAATCAGTATTAAAGATCAGGGGGCTGGTTTTGATCCTGACAATATTCCTGATCCAACCACTCCGGAAAATATCCTTAAAGACCATGGGCGCGGTCTGTTTCTTATGAGAACCTATGCGGAGGATGTACGCTTCAATATCACCCCTGAGGGCACTGAAACAATTCTCATGTTAAAAATAAAATAA
- the rplU gene encoding 50S ribosomal protein L21 yields the protein MFAVVEIAGKQFIVSEKEKHYVPLLHAEVESEVTFDKVLLLSDDSGTKVGAPYVNGLKVSGKVLEHVQDDKILVFKKKRRTGYKKSYGHRTDLTRVEITKIG from the coding sequence ATGTTCGCAGTTGTTGAGATTGCAGGTAAACAATTTATTGTTTCTGAAAAAGAAAAACACTATGTACCCCTTCTGCATGCAGAAGTTGAGTCTGAAGTAACTTTTGATAAAGTTCTGCTTCTTTCTGATGATTCAGGTACAAAAGTGGGTGCACCCTATGTAAACGGATTAAAAGTATCCGGTAAAGTGCTTGAGCATGTTCAGGACGATAAAATATTAGTATTTAAAAAGAAAAGAAGAACCGGTTACAAAAAGAGCTACGGCCACAGAACCGATTTAACCCGTGTAGAAATTACAAAAATAGGATAA
- a CDS encoding sigma-70 family RNA polymerase sigma factor has translation MSGSAEVNIIKEIVHKQERALGELYDLYGSLCYRIIYRITRDRMLSEELLQNVFIKIWENAESFSEQKGSVYSWITAMTRNLAIDKIRSKEFKEAQQFSETPDDFSEHENSVTRNGLQSMLIDETAERIIKALKQIPPEQKLVIEMSFFEGMTHTEISDTLELPLGTIKTRMRQGLIKLHRLLEQYNEGHE, from the coding sequence TTGTCCGGTTCAGCAGAAGTAAATATCATCAAAGAAATCGTCCATAAACAGGAGCGGGCGCTTGGTGAGTTGTATGACCTTTATGGTAGTCTCTGTTACAGAATCATTTACCGGATTACCCGGGACAGAATGCTTTCAGAAGAATTGCTGCAGAATGTATTCATAAAAATATGGGAAAATGCAGAGTCTTTTTCTGAACAAAAGGGGAGCGTTTACTCATGGATTACCGCGATGACCAGAAACCTGGCTATTGATAAAATCAGGTCGAAGGAATTTAAGGAAGCTCAGCAATTCAGCGAAACTCCGGATGATTTTTCCGAACATGAAAACTCAGTAACCCGGAATGGTCTTCAGTCCATGCTTATAGATGAAACCGCTGAGCGAATCATTAAAGCATTGAAGCAGATACCGCCAGAACAGAAACTTGTTATTGAAATGTCATTTTTTGAAGGAATGACCCATACCGAAATTTCAGACACTCTTGAACTGCCACTTGGAACGATTAAAACAAGGATGCGGCAAGGGCTTATTAAACTTCACAGATTACTGGAACAGTACAATGAAGGACATGAATAA
- a CDS encoding MBL fold metallo-hydrolase, translated as MKIKFIGAARTVTGSQHLLEVNGTKILLDSGLFQGKRKESFELNRNFDQFDPAEIDCIVLSHAHVDHCGNIPSLVRRGFKGPIYSTFATRDLTSLLLKDSCHIQEKDLEFVNKKRKKNGQHLFEPLYEIEDVEETMNLFMCINYHRTLQIAPGVKITFYDAGHILGSAVTHFELEEHGKKIDFGFSGDIGRVNMPILRDPEILPDVDYFICESTYGGRFHDDYAETESKLAELLNKAHHQKSKIIVPAFSVGRTQEILYSLHLVFENKLAPRIPIYVDSPLSVNATDVYGLHSECFDDEMKKIVRENQDPFGFAKLSYITAVEDSKELNEKSGPMMIISASGMAEAGRVLHHLANNIQNPNNIVLMVGYCAENTLGRKIVEREPEVNIFGEMFSLKSEVAVFNSLSAHADADELLEYCNGLDKNKLKKVFLVHGDYDQQVKMSERLIKNGFQSVEIPERGQEFLLT; from the coding sequence ATGAAAATCAAATTTATTGGCGCTGCACGCACCGTTACCGGATCACAACATCTCCTCGAAGTTAACGGAACGAAAATACTGCTTGATTCAGGCCTTTTTCAGGGAAAAAGAAAAGAATCCTTTGAATTAAACCGGAATTTCGACCAGTTTGACCCTGCTGAAATTGATTGTATCGTCCTCTCCCACGCACACGTGGATCATTGCGGAAATATCCCCTCCCTGGTCAGAAGGGGCTTCAAAGGGCCTATTTACTCGACTTTCGCAACCAGAGACCTTACCTCCCTCCTCCTAAAAGATAGCTGCCATATTCAGGAAAAAGACCTGGAATTCGTCAACAAAAAAAGGAAAAAGAACGGACAGCATCTTTTTGAGCCGCTGTATGAGATTGAGGATGTGGAAGAAACCATGAATCTTTTCATGTGCATCAATTACCACCGGACCCTGCAGATCGCCCCGGGCGTTAAAATCACCTTTTATGATGCCGGCCATATCCTCGGGAGTGCTGTTACTCACTTTGAACTGGAAGAACATGGCAAGAAAATAGACTTCGGATTCTCGGGTGATATTGGAAGGGTAAATATGCCCATACTCCGGGATCCGGAAATTTTACCCGATGTGGATTATTTTATTTGTGAATCCACCTATGGCGGCAGATTCCATGATGACTATGCGGAAACTGAGTCAAAACTTGCTGAACTGCTCAATAAAGCGCATCATCAAAAATCGAAGATTATTGTTCCGGCATTCAGCGTAGGCAGAACCCAGGAAATTCTTTATTCCCTCCACCTGGTTTTTGAGAACAAACTGGCTCCGAGAATTCCGATATATGTAGACAGTCCCCTCTCAGTAAATGCTACCGATGTTTACGGGCTGCACAGCGAATGCTTTGATGATGAGATGAAAAAGATTGTGCGGGAGAATCAGGATCCCTTCGGATTTGCAAAACTCTCATATATAACAGCCGTTGAGGACTCAAAAGAACTGAATGAAAAATCAGGGCCTATGATGATTATTTCTGCCTCGGGAATGGCGGAGGCCGGCCGTGTTCTTCACCACCTGGCGAATAACATTCAGAATCCGAATAACATCGTTCTGATGGTCGGATACTGCGCGGAAAATACTCTGGGCAGAAAAATCGTTGAGCGCGAACCGGAAGTCAATATCTTCGGAGAAATGTTCAGTCTTAAATCGGAAGTGGCAGTATTCAACTCACTTTCAGCACACGCTGATGCTGATGAGCTTCTGGAATATTGTAACGGACTGGATAAAAATAAGCTGAAAAAAGTATTCCTTGTTCATGGCGATTATGACCAGCAGGTAAAAATGTCCGAACGGCTTATTAAAAACGGTTTTCAGTCTGTTGAAATACCCGAAAGGGGCCAGGAATTTCTTCTCACCTGA
- the nuoD gene encoding NADH dehydrogenase (quinone) subunit D — MQKLTKDDVHPKIVQALLAMDSDITVEDALENEMVLNMGPQHPATHGVLRLLLRLDGETVVACVPELGYLHRGYEKMAENMGYLEYIPHTDRLDYLSPPANNVAYALAVEKLLDIEAPKRAQYIRMMMSELSRIASHLVAIGALAMDVGALTVFLWGLREREKILDLYDVICGARFTTSYTRIGGVAQDIDAGTLRGVKDFIEQLEEKLDEMERLLNGNRIFLERLEGIGVISGEDALSLGLTGPSLRGSGVAYDLRRAAPYLFYNEMDFKVVTFNEGDSLARYFVRADEIRESVKIIRQVIDKMPAGEIMLNAPKKVLPKKTEIYSRMEELIHDFMLVNFGTNPPKGQIYHAVENPKGELGFYIVSEGEGHPWKLKIRSPSFVNLQSLPHLVKGHMISDVIAIIGSIDPVMGEADK, encoded by the coding sequence ATGCAGAAATTAACCAAAGATGATGTGCATCCGAAAATAGTTCAGGCACTCCTTGCCATGGACTCAGATATCACCGTTGAGGATGCGTTAGAAAATGAAATGGTACTTAACATGGGACCGCAGCACCCTGCTACACACGGCGTGCTCCGGCTGCTGCTCCGTCTTGACGGCGAAACAGTTGTTGCCTGCGTTCCCGAGTTAGGGTACCTGCACCGCGGTTATGAAAAGATGGCTGAAAACATGGGCTATCTTGAATATATACCGCACACCGACCGTCTTGACTATCTTTCTCCTCCGGCCAACAATGTTGCTTACGCGCTTGCGGTAGAGAAACTGCTTGATATAGAAGCCCCTAAACGCGCTCAGTATATACGAATGATGATGAGCGAGCTTTCACGGATCGCTTCACATCTGGTGGCAATCGGCGCGCTGGCAATGGATGTAGGAGCACTTACGGTATTCCTGTGGGGTCTGCGTGAGCGGGAAAAAATACTTGATCTGTATGATGTAATCTGCGGAGCACGATTCACCACAAGCTATACCCGTATCGGCGGTGTTGCGCAGGATATTGACGCAGGCACGCTGCGGGGTGTAAAGGATTTCATAGAGCAGCTCGAAGAAAAACTTGATGAGATGGAACGCCTGCTCAACGGAAACAGAATTTTCCTTGAGCGTCTTGAAGGTATTGGCGTTATCTCAGGTGAAGATGCATTAAGTCTTGGCTTAACCGGACCTTCACTCAGAGGAAGCGGAGTGGCATACGACCTGAGAAGGGCAGCGCCATATCTTTTCTATAATGAGATGGATTTTAAGGTTGTCACCTTCAATGAAGGGGACAGTCTTGCCCGTTATTTTGTAAGGGCAGATGAAATCCGTGAGAGCGTAAAGATTATCAGACAGGTGATTGACAAAATGCCTGCAGGTGAAATTATGCTCAATGCTCCCAAAAAGGTGCTCCCGAAAAAAACAGAGATATACTCCAGAATGGAAGAGCTGATTCACGACTTCATGCTGGTGAACTTTGGCACTAATCCGCCAAAGGGTCAGATATATCATGCGGTTGAGAATCCTAAAGGAGAACTCGGATTTTATATCGTGAGTGAAGGTGAAGGACATCCATGGAAATTGAAAATCCGTTCCCCCTCCTTTGTTAATTTACAGTCCCTGCCTCATCTGGTAAAAGGGCACATGATTTCAGATGTTATTGCGATTATCGGAAGTATTGATCCGGTGATGGGCGAAGCAGATAAATAA
- a CDS encoding NADH-quinone oxidoreductase subunit C yields the protein MRETLEKLLTEQFPGVQFDFSEFRGELTISFPKDIVIELCDFLKNEPQLDFVQLEDVTAIDWAKRTNRFQVVYQMFSINNKFRLRLLTSVDESECEIDSVYSIWKSADWAERETYDMYGIHFKNHPDLRRMYMPEEFEYHPLRKDFPLMGIPGSLPLPKK from the coding sequence ATGCGCGAAACATTAGAAAAGCTCCTGACGGAGCAATTTCCAGGGGTGCAGTTTGACTTTTCTGAATTCAGAGGAGAACTGACTATTAGTTTTCCGAAGGATATCGTTATAGAACTGTGCGATTTCCTGAAAAATGAGCCCCAGCTTGATTTTGTTCAGCTTGAAGACGTTACAGCGATTGACTGGGCAAAAAGAACCAACCGTTTTCAGGTGGTTTATCAGATGTTTTCTATAAATAATAAATTCCGGCTCCGTCTGTTAACTTCGGTGGATGAGAGCGAATGCGAAATTGATTCTGTCTATTCCATCTGGAAATCCGCAGACTGGGCTGAGCGCGAAACATACGATATGTACGGCATACACTTCAAAAACCATCCGGATCTGAGAAGAATGTATATGCCCGAAGAATTTGAATATCATCCTCTCCGGAAAGATTTCCCGCTTATGGGAATTCCCGGATCACTTCCCCTTCCGAAAAAGTAG
- the rpmA gene encoding 50S ribosomal protein L27: MAHKKGQGSTKNGRDSNAQRLGVKRFGGQVVNAGEILVRQRGTKFHPGNNVGIGGDDTLFALITGQVKFERGRGDRQFVSVYNAN, encoded by the coding sequence ATGGCTCATAAAAAAGGTCAGGGTTCTACCAAAAACGGAAGAGACAGTAATGCCCAGCGGCTCGGCGTAAAGAGATTTGGTGGTCAGGTTGTCAATGCTGGTGAAATTCTTGTGCGCCAGCGTGGTACCAAATTTCATCCTGGCAATAATGTCGGTATCGGCGGAGATGACACTCTTTTTGCCCTTATTACCGGTCAGGTTAAGTTTGAGCGTGGCAGAGGCGACAGACAGTTCGTTTCTGTTTACAACGCGAACTAA
- the nuoE gene encoding NADH-quinone oxidoreductase subunit NuoE, giving the protein MKFQFTEENLRKVEAAIAKYPQKKAAVMPVLYIVQEQHGWISGEAMTEVARILEMTQEEVLGVVTFYTMYHKKPAGKYHIQVCTNVSCMLRGGYDIYNAVRDKLKLENGGVSEDMLFSLEEVECMGSCGTAPMIAVNEDYHENIDTEKTLQILDSLK; this is encoded by the coding sequence ATGAAATTTCAGTTCACAGAAGAAAATCTCCGGAAAGTTGAAGCGGCAATTGCAAAATATCCGCAGAAAAAAGCGGCAGTAATGCCGGTGTTATATATCGTTCAGGAGCAGCACGGCTGGATCTCCGGCGAAGCAATGACCGAAGTAGCCCGCATTCTTGAGATGACTCAGGAAGAAGTTCTTGGCGTGGTAACATTTTATACGATGTACCACAAAAAACCGGCTGGCAAATACCACATCCAGGTTTGCACAAATGTTTCCTGCATGCTCCGCGGAGGATATGATATCTACAATGCCGTCCGCGATAAACTGAAACTGGAAAACGGAGGCGTATCTGAAGATATGCTCTTCTCCCTTGAAGAAGTTGAATGCATGGGCTCCTGCGGCACTGCCCCGATGATAGCGGTCAATGAAGATTATCATGAGAACATTGATACCGAAAAAACTCTTCAGATTCTGGACTCACTTAAATAA
- the nuoB gene encoding NADH-quinone oxidoreductase subunit NuoB produces MGLEAIIQQEGFVTTTIDAITGWARKSAVWPMPMGISCCAIEMMASADPKYDIARFGSEVMRFTPRQSDVMLVAGTVTYKMSKVVKKIYDQMPDPKWVIAMGACTSTGGMYRSYSVVQGIDQFLPVDIYVAGCPPRPDNLLNALMHIQEKIGNTRARDFQDLPKSLINQN; encoded by the coding sequence GTGGGATTAGAAGCAATCATTCAGCAGGAAGGTTTTGTAACCACCACCATTGACGCAATTACCGGCTGGGCAAGAAAAAGTGCCGTATGGCCAATGCCAATGGGTATTTCATGCTGCGCTATCGAAATGATGGCCTCAGCAGACCCGAAATATGACATTGCTCGTTTTGGCTCAGAGGTTATGCGTTTTACACCCCGCCAGTCAGATGTTATGCTGGTAGCCGGTACGGTTACCTACAAGATGTCAAAAGTGGTGAAAAAAATCTACGATCAGATGCCTGACCCGAAATGGGTAATTGCCATGGGAGCATGCACCTCTACCGGAGGAATGTACCGCTCATATTCAGTGGTGCAGGGAATTGACCAGTTTTTACCGGTTGATATCTACGTGGCAGGATGCCCGCCAAGACCTGATAATCTTCTTAACGCTCTGATGCACATTCAGGAAAAAATCGGCAATACAAGAGCGCGGGATTTCCAGGATCTTCCAAAATCTCTTATAAACCAGAATTAA
- the mdh gene encoding malate dehydrogenase: MSRKKIALIGGGQIGGVLAQLAAMRQLGDVILFDIVEDLPQGKTLDIAEASAIDKFDVSVKGTNDYKDIAGSDLVIITAGLPRKPGMSRDDLLSVNAKIMKTVAEGVREYAPNSIVIIISNPLDAMVTLFKKVSGFPANRVMGQAGVLDSSRFASFIAWELGVSVKDVSAPVLGGHGDTMVPLVRYASVNGLPVMELLERKYNDSAKAKEVMTAMVERTKQAGGEVVKLLKTGSAFYSPASAAIQMAEAILRDEKRVLMVCALLEGEFGVNGYYVGVPAILGANGVEKVVEVSLNAEEKALMDNSVNAVTTLVEDMERLGF, from the coding sequence ATGAGCAGAAAAAAAATAGCTTTAATTGGAGGAGGCCAGATTGGCGGAGTCCTCGCTCAGCTTGCGGCAATGCGTCAGCTTGGCGATGTAATTCTTTTTGATATCGTAGAAGATCTTCCGCAGGGTAAAACTCTTGATATTGCTGAGGCCTCTGCAATTGATAAGTTTGATGTATCAGTAAAAGGCACAAACGATTACAAAGATATCGCCGGCTCTGATCTGGTAATTATTACCGCAGGACTGCCCCGCAAGCCTGGGATGAGCAGAGATGATTTGCTTTCTGTAAATGCAAAGATCATGAAAACAGTTGCTGAAGGTGTCCGTGAATATGCACCAAACTCAATTGTAATCATCATCTCAAATCCATTAGACGCAATGGTTACCCTTTTCAAGAAGGTATCAGGATTCCCTGCCAACAGGGTTATGGGACAGGCAGGAGTCCTCGACTCATCCAGATTTGCCTCATTTATCGCCTGGGAGCTTGGTGTATCGGTTAAGGATGTAAGCGCACCGGTTCTGGGCGGTCATGGTGACACAATGGTCCCTCTGGTGCGTTATGCCAGTGTGAACGGACTCCCGGTTATGGAATTACTGGAAAGAAAATATAATGATTCGGCAAAAGCTAAAGAAGTAATGACTGCCATGGTGGAAAGAACCAAACAGGCCGGCGGAGAGGTCGTAAAACTGCTTAAAACCGGTTCTGCCTTCTATTCTCCTGCATCAGCAGCTATTCAGATGGCTGAAGCCATTCTGAGGGACGAAAAACGCGTCCTGATGGTCTGTGCGCTTCTTGAGGGAGAATTTGGTGTTAACGGCTACTACGTTGGCGTACCGGCCATCCTGGGTGCTAATGGTGTTGAGAAAGTTGTTGAAGTATCACTCAACGCAGAAGAAAAGGCACTGATGGATAATTCAGTTAATGCTGTTACAACCTTAGTGGAGGATATGGAACGGCTCGGGTTTTAA